In the genome of Candidatus Hydrogenedentota bacterium, the window TGCGGACCATCTTCCGCGAGTACATCACCACCAAGAGCACGGGCAAGGTGGTCAACTACCTGCACTCGCGCAGCATCCAGACGCGCAAGGGCAACAAGTGGTCGCGCCAGGCCATCGCCATCATTCTCTCCAACCGCACCTACCGCGGCCGCGTGAGCTACGGCGAGGTGGAGACAGAGGGGCTGCACGAGCCCATCATCGAGCCCGCGCTCTTCTACAAGGCCAACGCCATCAAAGAGCGCAAGCGCCGCAACCGCCAGCACGTCCAGGAGGCGCTGGCGGAGGACTGACCGGCCTGTTTCCGTCCGGTTCCGCCCCGCGCCCCGCCGCCTCCGCGACACCCCCCAAGGAGCCCCCCATGCTGCTTGACCGAGAGAAGACCGCCCTGGTGGTGATAGACATCCAGCAGGTGCTTCTGCCGAAGTCGGAGGAGGTGACCGCCGCCTACCTGCGCGCCGCCGTGCGCATGATTCGCGCGGCGAAGGTGCTGGGGCTGCCCCTGCTGGTGACGGAGCAAAACCCGGACCGGCTCGGCGGCACGCACCCGGAGGTGCTCCCCGAGCTCGGGGACACGCCGCGCATCCCCAAGATCGAGTTCGGCTGCCTGGCCAACCCGGCCTTCCGCGCGGCCCTGGCCGCCTCCGGCCGCACCCAGCTCCTGATCATCGGCATGGAGGCCCACGTCTGCGTGAACCAGACAGCGCTTGAGGCCCTGGAGCAGGGCTTCGAGGTGTTCGTGGCGGAGGACGCCGTGGTTTCCTCCACGCCCGAGGCCCGCGCCGCGGGCCTGCGCCGCATGGAGCGCGCGGGCGCGGCGCGGCTCACGGTGGACATGGCCCTCTTCGAGCTCCTCCGCCGCGCGGGCACCCCGGAGTTCAAGGCCATGCTCCCCCTGCTCAAGGGCGGCTGAGCCCCGCCTTCCCCCCTCACATCCTTCGGACCCGCAGGACGCCCGGCGCATCCTGCGGGTCCGGTGTGTTTTCCGTCCCGGCGGCCCTATTCGCGGGTGATGGGCGCCGGCGCGCCGCCCATCAGCGCGGCGGTGGTGCGCACGAGGGTGATGAACTCGGCGCGGCGGCCGTCGAGGTCGGCGCCTTTGCCCGCCTCGGCGAGCTGGAGGACCAGGTCGAGGCTCGCGGTGCCCGCGTGGGCCGAGCGGCGCAGGAGCATGCCCCACGCGGCCACGGCGGCGGCGAACTGGTGGTCGGCGCCGGGGGCGGCGTCCAGCGTGTCGCCCGCCACGGGCACGTCGAGGCGCGTGCTGGTGTCGGCTTCGGGCCGCTTGTAGCGGAGCTTCACCGTCATCAGCTCGTTTGACGCGGGCCGGGCCCCGTCGGGGGCCGCCTCCGGCTTCGGGGCCTCGGGCACGGACTGGTACTTCAGCGCGTCCACCTGCGGCGGCTCCGGCTGCACGCCCGGGGGCACCAGCTCGTAGAGCGCCGTGACCGTGTGGCCCGCGCCGATCTCGCCGGCGTCCTTGCGGTCGTCGTTGAAGTCGCGGGCGGCGAGGGCGCGGTTTTCGTAGCCGATGAGGCGGTAGTGGCCGACGCGGGCGGGGTTGAACTCGACCTGGATCTTGACGTCCTTGGCGATGGTCACGAGGGCGCCCGCCGCCTGCTCCAGCAGGGCGCGGCGCGCCTCCTGGAAGGAGTCAATGTAGAAGTACTGGCCGTTGCCCTTGTCGGCGAGGCTCTCCATGCGGTTGTCCTGGAGGTTGCCCGTGCCAAAGCCGAGCACCGTCAGGAAGACCCCCGTCTTCGCCTGCTGCTGGATCATGGAGACCAGCGCGTCCGTGTCGCTCACGCCCACGTTGAAGTCGCCGTCCGTGGCCAGCATGACGCGGTTGGCGCCGCCGGGGATGAACGCCGCGCGGGCGAGGTCGTAGGCGATGCGGATGCCGCCCTCGCCGTTCGTGGAGCCGCCCGCGGACAGGCTGTCGAGCACGCCGTGGATCGCGGCCTTCTGGTCGCCCGGCGTGGGGGCGAGGCGCACGCCGGCGCGGCCCGCGTAGGTGACGATGCTGAGGCGGTCGCGGCCCGTGAGGGACTCCGCCAGCAGCTTCAGGCCCTTGACCAGCAGGGGCAGCTTCTCCGGCGGCTGCATGGAGCCCGACACGTCCACGAGGAAGACCAGGTTCACCGGCGCGCGCTCCTCCACGGCCACGTCCTGGCCGCGCAGGCCGATCCGGGCCAGCAGGTGGCCGGGGTTCCACGGGCAGGGGTGCGTCTCCACGTTCACGGAGAAGGGGTGCTCCGTCTGCGGGGCCGGGTACTCGTAGCGGAAGTAGTTGACCAGCTCCTCCACGCGCACGGCGTCCGGCGGGGGCAGCGTGCCCTGCGTCAGGAAGCGCCGCACGTTCGCGTAGGACGCCGTGTCCACGTCCACCCCGAAGGTGGACAGGGGCACGTCCGCCACGCGGGTGAAGGCGTTCTCCGAGATGGGCGCATAGGACTCCGACCCCGGCGCGGGCGTGGGCTGGGCCCAGTACAGGCGACGGTCCAGGCCGTCCTTGTCGGACAGATAGCCCAGCGCCTGCAGCTGGTCGCGCACCTCGGCGGGCACTTGGGGAACCCCCAACCCGCCCTGCCCGCCGGCACGCTGCTTTGCCTCGTTCGACGAGTAGAAATCGGTGACGGTGCCCAACCCGTCCCCCTCCCCAGACATCTCGACCTTGTCCGTGAAGTCGGCGCGGACATTCAGTTTCGTGGGCTCGGCTGCGGGGGCGGGCAGGGGTTCGCCGGCAATGCGGAGCTGCCCGCCGATTTCCACGTTTTGCAGGCTCCCGGTTGCATACTCCACCTGCGGGAGGGGCGCGGCGGCGGGGGTGTCACCCTTCGGTGCTTCCCCGGCGGCCGAACCCTCATCCAGTTCGACAAACGCCCCGGGCTTGTCCGTGAACTCGGCGCGAATGTTCTCCTGGGCGGGCTGGGCGGCGAATTCGGGCTGCTCCTTCCCGCCCACGGCGGGCTGGGCGGCGTCGGGCGGATACATCGAGCGAAAGTCCTCGCCCCAGACGCTGTAGTTGTCGAACTCTCTAGGCTCGGCCAACTGGTCCACCAGCGCGGGCTGGGCGGGGGCCTCCTCCTCTCTGGAGACCTTTGAGGCGTCCGTGTTCGGGGCTGTCCGGGCCAGTTGGGGCCGCATGGCCGCTTCACGGGCTCTGGAGAGCGCGGGCAGCACGAGGAAGGCGCCGACCGCAACGATCAGCCCCGCGGCGAGGGCAAGACGCAGGGCCAGCCTTCCGCGCCGGGCGGGGGCCCTTACGGAGGCGGGGCCTGCGGCGGCCAGCACGGCGGCGCGCTGTTCCGGCGTGAGGGCGGGGGCGTCCTCTTCGGCCAGCGCGCCCGCGAGCAGGGTGGCGGCGGCGCGGATGTCCTCGACTTCGGCGCGCGCCTCGGGGTTTTCGTTCAGGAAGCGCTCCACGGCGGCGCGCTCCTCGTCTGTGACCTCGCCCAGCGCGTACGCGGTGAGGAGGGGGTCGTCTTTAGTGATGTTCATGGTGTCGCTCCTCAGGCCTGCGGGGCGGCGGGGGCCGCCGCGTCCGCCAGGTGTTGGCGTGCCGTTTTCAGTCCCGTGTGGATCAGATAGCCCACGTTCGAGACGCTCAACCCCGTGATCCGGCTGATTTCCTCGTAGGACAGGGCGTCCTGAAACTTCAGCCGGAGCACCTCCTGCTGTTTGGGGGGCAGCCCCCCGATCAGGGCGTCGGCCCGCGAGCGGGCCTCGGCCCGCTCCGCCGACGCCGACGGCGGCGCCTCCCTGCCGGGCAGGGACGCCGCGGTGTGCTCATCCAGGGCAACCATGCGCTGCTCCTTTCGTAGGTGGTCCAGGGCGAGGTTGCGGCAGACCGTGTGAAGCCAGGGCACCAGATGGTCCCCGATCCGGGCGCGGTCGGCGCGGCACAGGCGCAGGAAGGTCTCCTGCACCACGTCGCGGGCCGTCTCCAGATCCCCCGTGAGCCGCGCCGCGTGGCGCAGCAGGGGGGCCTCATGCCGGTTGAGGGCGTCCCTCACCCAGTCCGCTTCCGGCGGCGTGCCGCCGGGTCTTTCGGTTTCTTGACTGTCCACGGAAACTCCTCCAGGTTCAGCCGGTGTCTTCACGGGTCAGCGCTGACATCACTATAACGGGTGAGACCCCGGTTTTCTTAGGGGGTTCGGGAAAAGGGCGGGGAAATTGATGGACGGGATGGACGAAATGGACTCGATGGACCGTTGTTTCCTGTCCACTCGGTCCCCCTGGTCCTCTTTGTCCATTCCGTCCATGTCGTCCATGTCGTCCATCTTGGTCCCTATTCGCCCGTGCCGGGCCGTGTGGGCTATAGTGTTGGGCGTTTGGGCCGCCGGGCGGGCGGCCCTGGAGAGGTTCATGGCGACGGACAAGACAGACCGGCACCCCCCCCTGCACCCCCTCTCGTGGCGGGAGGACGGCCGCGTGCTGCTGCTGCTGGCCGGCCTGGTGCTGCTGGTGTTTGGGTACACGGTGTTTTTCGACTCCCTGATCATGGACGACCAGCGTTTCGTCTTCCAGAACAAGGAGATCATGAAGGGGCTGGCGGGAGGCGGGTTGCGGGTGCTGTTCACGCACTTCTGGATGCCCCTCACCACGCTGACGCACCTCGTGGACGCGTCGCTGTTCGGCAAGAACCCCGCAGGGCACCACGCGCACAGCGTGCTGTGGCACCTGGGCGCGGTGCTGCTGTGGTACCTGGCGCTGGTCCGCATGACGGGCAACCGGGGGGCGGCGGCGCTGGCCGCCGCGCTGTTCGCGGTGCATCCCCTGCGGGCGGAGGCGGTGGCGTGGATCGCCAGCCGCAAGGAGGTGGTCAGCGGGTTCTGGTTCGCCGGAACGGTGCTGCTGTACGCGCGGTACGCGGCGCGCCCGTCGGTGGGGCGCATGGCCCTGGTGTGCCTCGGCATGGCGCTGGCCGTGCTGTCCAAGCAGACCGTGCTGACCCTGCCCTGCGCGCTGCTGCTGCTGGACCTGTGGCCCCTGGGGCGGCTCACCCTGCTCCGCCCGGCCACCTGGGTGCGCCCGGTGCTGGAGAAGCTGCCGCTGTTCGCCCTGTGCGTGCCCGCCATGCTGCTGGCCCGGGCGACGCAGCGGGAGTTTGGCGCGTTGGAATGGGCCGCGGAACTTCCGCTGTCCTTCCGCGCGGGGAACGCCGTGGTGAGCCTCGCGCGCTATCTCGGCCACACGGTGTGGCCCGTGCCGCTCATGGGGCACTACCCCGAACTGCGCAACACCCTCACGCCGGGCATGGTGGCGGGCGCGGCGGCGCTGCTGCTTGTTGTGACGGCGGCGGTCCTGTTTCTTGCGCTGCGCCGGAATCCCATGCTGTATCCGCTGACGGGGTGGGCGTGGTTTCTGGGCACGCTGGCGCCGGTGCTGGGGCTGGTGGGCTTCGGCAACGCGTCCATGGCCGACCGGTGGGCCTACATTCCCCATCTGGGGCTCATGGCCGCCGTCGCCTGGGGCTGGTTGGCCCTGGCGGACCGCCTGGCACCGGCGCCGGAGGCCCCGCCGGAGTCCAGACCGCCCAAGAAGGCCCCGCACCGCAAGACCGCGAAAGCCGCGCCGCAGAACCGCCTGGCCCTGCGGGGGGCGGTGGTGCTGGTGGCGGTGACCGCGCTGCTGGGGATACGGCAGACCTCATACTGGTGGAACGACCAGGTGCTTTGCACCCGGATGCTGGCGGTGTCGGACGGGGCGAACGCGCTGGCGCACACGAACCTGGGCTACCTGTGCGGGCGGGCAAAGGATCCGGCCGGGGCGATGGAGCATTACCGGAAGGCCAGCGAACTGGAGCCGCACAACCCCTTCTGGGCGGTGAACTACGCCATGGCCCTGAACGGCGCGGAGCGCGCGCCGGAGGCGGAGGCGCTGCTGGCGCCGTTTCTGGCAACGGACGGGGACAACCCGCATGTCCGCATGCAGCTCGGCATCTCGCTGTTCAACCAGAAGCGCTTCGCCGAGGCCCTGCCGCACATGGAGGCCGCCGTCAAAAGGCTTCCGAAAAACCACCTCTACCTGACGAACTGGGGGCACTGCCTCGGCAATCTTGGGAGGACGGACGAGGCGCGGAAGGCGTATCAGGCGGCGCTGGCCGTGGAGCCCCGGTACAAGGGCGCCCGCGCCGCGCTGGAGGCCCTGGGCGCCCCGTGACGGAGGATGCGACCCCGTGTCCCTGAGCGAAGACACTGAAACAGGCGGACGCCTCTCCCTCCTGCGCGACGGCGCGGCGGCGGCGCTGCTGTGCGCGGCGGTGCTGGCGGTGTTCGGGCAGGCCGTCTTCTTCGACTTTCTCGCGATGGACGACCTGGCCGTGGTGGTGGAGAACCCCGGCGTGCGGCCCGGGCTGTCGGAGGAGGGGCTGCGCTTCGCGCTTACGCAGTACCACTTCGGCATCTGGATGCCCGTCACCACGCTGACCCACCTGCTGGACGTCTCCCTCTTCGGCATGCGCCCGGCGGGCCACCACGCCCACAGCCTGCTGTGGCACATCGGCGCCGCCGTCCTGTGGTACCTGGCGCTGGTCCGCCTCACGGGGCGGCCCGGGGCCGCGCTGGCCGCCGCCCTGCTCTTCGCGCTGCACCCCATGCGGGCCGAGGCCGCGGCCTGGGTGGCGTCGCGCAAGGAGGTGGTCGCCGGGTGCTGGTTCGCCGCCGCCGTGTTCGTGTACGCGGGCCAGCGGGGCGGACGCCCCTCCGCCGCGCGGCTGTCCGCCGTGTTCTGCGTCATGGTCCTCGCGCTGCTGTCGAAGCCGACCACCCTTGTGCTTCCCTTTGCGCTGCTGCTGCTGGACGCGTGGCCCCTGGGCCGCCTGGACCTGCGTCGTCCCGCCACGTGGATCCGCCCCGTGGCGGAGAAGCTGCCGCTCTTCGCCTTGTGCGCGCCCGCCGTGTGGCTGGGCCGCGCGGGACAGGACAGCCTCAACGCCCTGTCGTGGACCGGCGACCTGCCCCTGTCCTTCCGCGCGGGGAACGCGCTGGTCAGCTACGCGCGGTATCTTGGCCACACCTTCTGGCCCGTGCGGCTCATGGGGCACTACCCCGAGCTGCGCGGCGCGCTCACGCCGGGGATGGTGGCGGGCGCGGCGGTCCTGCTGGTCGCCGTGACGGCGGCGGTGCTGGCGCCCGCGCTGCGGCGCGGCGGGCGGCCGCGCCTGCTGGCGGGGTGGCTGTGGTTCCTCGGCACGCTGCTGCCCGTGATCGGGCTGGCGGGCTTCGGCAACGCCGCCATGGCGGACCGCTGGGCCTACACGGCCCACCTGGGCCTGCTGGCCGCGCTCGTGTTCGCGGTTGCCGGCGCGCTGAAGTCCCCGCGCGCGCGGGCCGCGCTTGCGGCGGCGCTGGTCGCCGCGGCGGCGGGGCTCGGCGCGTGGCAGACCGCCTATTGGCGGAACGACGAGACCCTGTGCCGCCGCATGCTGGAGGTGTCCGGCGGGGAGAACGCCATGGGCCGCGGCAACCTCGGGCTGGCGTTGTGGAGGCGCGGCGACCACGCGGGCGCGCTGGAGCAGTACCGCGAGGCGGTCCGCCTCCAGCCGGGCAACCCGGCCTGGCTGGTCAACCTTGCCGCCGCACTGATCCAGACGGAGCGCTTTTCCGAAGCCGAGTCTGTGCTCGCGCCGCAGATCCGCGCCTTCGCGCGGAATCCGCGCGTGCGCATGCAGTACGGCCGCGCGCTCTACGAGCAGGACCGCTGCCGCGAGGCGCTGCCCCATCTCGCCGCCGCCGCGGCGCTCGCGCCGGAGGACTCCGTGTGCGCCGTGAACCACGGCCTCTGCCTCATGGTCCTGGGCGACCTGGAGCGCGCGGCGGCGGAGTTTCAGCGCACCCTGGCGCTGGACCCCGGGAGCGCCCTCGCCCGGCAGTGCCTGGAGGACATCCGCCGCGCCCAAGAGGCGCCGGGGAACTGACGGGAGGGGGGCAGGACGCCGGCCCCCGCGCGCCGGTCATCCAAACCATTTGCGCGCGCCGTAGAAGGCGGCGCCGAGCGCCACCGCGCCAAGGAGGGATTCCCAGTTTCCGGTGAGGACCAAGGGCAGGACGCCGAAGGCCACCCCGAACGCAAGGACAAGCGGCTCCTTCTGCCGGACGCCGTAGACCAGCATGCCCATGCTCACGGCGCTGGTCACCAGGGCGACCAGCAGGTAGAGGGTGCCCATGGGGGTTAGCTCCGCTCCTCCCACTCGTGGAGGCCGGCGGCCACGAGAATGACCAGCACCCCCGCCCCCATGACGATCCAGCCCCATTCCAGCGGCATGGTCGCCCCGAGTTTGACGATCTCGGCCCTCCTGAGAAAATAGGTGGCCGGGAGCATGAGCGCGCAGAGCCCCCCCGTGAGCCACAGCCACCGCATCTTCCCCCAGAGCGCCAGCCCGAGCGTGGCCGCCGCGAGCAGCAGCACCAGCGTGCCCGGAAGCACCCACACCCCCACGAAGCTGATCCCGCCCAGCTCGCCCACCCGCTCCACCGGCGCGAACACCCCGAGGAACAGCACCACCGCGCCGATCATCCCGACTATCTGCCGGGTCTCAACGTTTTCCAAACTTTCCATGCCGGGTCTCCCTTGACCGGGCGGACTCCCGCCTCCGGCCGCGCATGATTCTACCCCTCCGCCGCCCGCCGGACAAGTTGCGGACCACGGCGCTGCGCGGCCTCCCCGCGCTGACGCTGAAATCAACGTCGCCGCGAAGGAGCGCAGCGGCTGCGGCGATCCCGCGCCCGCTCCGGCTTCGGTTCTCGCGATGTCTTATCCGGCGATTGGGGGACATGCGCCGTCTTGCAATGCCGCCGCCGGGGGGCTAGAATTCGCCCCCATGCCTGAAGAGACACATTCCCCGGCCCCCCCCCCGTCCTTGGTGCCGGCGCTGCGCCGGACGGTCACCGGCCTGTCGCTGGTGCTGCTGACGGCGCTGGTCCCGGCGGTGTGGGCCGTTTTCGGGGGGGCGGCCGCCAAGGGGCTGCTGGGGGGCGGGCTCGCCTCCGTGTTCGGGTTCCACATGACCTGCCTGGGGGCCCAGAAAGTTGAACGGCTTTCCGGAGGGGGCATAAAATGGTTGCCGTCACTCTGGGTGCTCCTCAGGCTTTCCGCCTACCTCCTTGCCCTTGCCAAGGGTTACTCCCTCGACACCGCGCAGGCCCGGGGTCTGTTTGGGGCGGCCGCCGGCCTCATGCTGGCGCACCTGGTGACGGCCGCGGTCGGCGTTTCCGGCCTGGACACAAGAACAGGGTCGCAGTCCCATGATGGACGAAATCGGTGAGCGGCTGGTTTGGCACTATGTGCCGTTTACGGACATCCCGATCCCACTCGGCGGGGTGAGCGTGGACACTGTTGCCAACACCCTGCTGGCCATGGTGGTGCTGTGGGGGGCGCTGTGGCTGTGCGTGCGCCGCCTCTCGTGGGTGCCCGGCCGGGCGCAGGCGGCCGTCGAGGTGTTCGTCTCCTCCTTCGACCAGATCGTGCGCGACGCGCTGAACCCGCGGGAGAAGGGGGCGCACCGCCAATACCTGCCCCTGATCGCCGTGCTGTTCCTTTTCATTTTCATGTGCAACTCCCTGCCGCTGCTTCCCCTGCCGCATGTGGAGGAGCCCACCAGCGACCTGAACTGCACGCTGGCCCTCGGCTCCATGACGGTGGCCTACTCGAACTACTGCGGGGTGCGCCGCCACGGCGCGCGCGGCCGCCTGCGCGAGATGCTCGGGCCCTTCTGGGCGCACGAGGGCCCGCTGACGGCGGGGGCCGTCATCGGGAAACTGAGCGGGGTCTTCTTCTTCCTCCCCATGAGCCTGGTGGAGAACCTCTCCCGCGTGGTCTCCATCTCGTGCCGGCTCTTCGGAAACATCACCGGCGCGGCGATCGTGATCGTCGTGCTGGGCAGCCTCACCTACGAGATGTTCACGCCCATGTTTCTGGACGTGTTCCTGCTGATTTTCGAGTCGGCCGTCCAGGCCTTCGTCTTCTCGATGCTCGCGTTGGTTTATCTGGCCATCAATCTGGAGGAGCAGGGCGGATAAGCCCCCTGTTCCCGCCGGAGGCGGCCCTTCCGTTCGACCCCCTTCCTCCAACCCCCACAACCACATAAGGACACGGGTGCAATGGACAGTGCGACAATCATGGCGGTCCTGCAGAGTTCCCTCGGCCAGGCGGAGGAGACGGCCCGGGCCGTCTCCGGCGCGGACCTGGTCTCCATCGGCAAGGCGTTCGCCATGGCCCTGGCCATCGGCGTCGGCGTCTTTGCGGCGGGCCTCAGCGAGGGCCACGCTGCCGCGAAGGCCGTGGAGGGCATCGCGCGCAACCCCGAGGCCGCCCCGGTCATCACCCGCACCATGATCATCGGCCAGGCCATCACCGAGTCGAACTCCATCTACGCCCTCGTGGTCGCGCTCGTCATCTGGCTCTTCCTCTAACCCCGGCCGCGCGGCACAGAAGGCGCCCCCGTGCTTTCCCTTGATTTCACGCTGTTTGTGGAGCTTGCCCTGTTCCTCCTCTTCCTGTGGGGGACCAACTGGGCCGTGCTGCGCCCGCTGCTGCGGACCATGGACGCCCGGCAGCTCCGCATAGAGCAGGACCGGGCCGACGCCGAGGCCGCGGCGCGCCGCGCCGCCGAGCTGGACGCCGAGTATGGGCGCCGGCTTGCGGCCATCCACCGCGAGGCGGCGGGGCGGGTGCGGGAGGAGCGTGCGCGCACGGCGGCGGAGCAGCGGGGGCGTTTGGAGGAGCTGCACGGCCAGGCGGATGCGCGCGTGGCGGCGGAAGCCGCCGCCATGGACGCCCTGACGGCGCGGGAGCGGGAGTCCTTTCCCGGGCTGGTTCCCGGGCTGGCGGAGGAGATGGCGCTGCGCATCGGGCCCGGAGGCCGCCGCCCATGACGCGCGCGGGCACAGAGAGGCACTGGATGCGGCGGAAGCTGCCGCGCGAGCTGCACTGGCAGTTCGCGCTGGCCGCGCTGGCCCTCTACATTCTGGGGTCCACGCTCGGGGTGACCGTGTTCCGCTCGCCCAACCTGTCCGAGGCGTATCTGGAGGCCCACGGCGGCGAACACCGCGAATACCTCGAGATCAAGAAGTCCGAGTGGTTCATGCTCCACGAGGAGCGGCCCCTGCTGCATCCCCCGGCCACGGAGGAGCAGCATGAGATGGCCGAGTTTGTGAAAAAATACGAGGCGCGGCCCTGGTTCCAGGAGGAGCGCAGCCGCGCCTCCCACTATGTGCTCTACTTCCGCGTCCTCAACGCCCTGGTGCTGGTCGCCCTCTTCGGGTGGTTCCTGCGCACCCCCCTGCTGGACCTCCTCGACGGGCGCATCGGCGAGGTGCGCCGCGGCCTGGAGCAGGCGGCCGACGCCCGCGCGGAGACCGGGCGGCTGGAGGCCGAGGCCGGCCGCCGCATCGGCGCGTTCATGGAGGTGGAGGAGCAGGTGAAGCGGGAAGCGGAGGACACCCTGGCGCGTGACGCCGAACGGATGGAGCGGGCCTTCGAGGCCCGCCGCGCCGAACTGGAGAAGGACACGGAGGAGCGCGTCCGCGCCGAACGCCACCGGGCCCATGCCGCGCTGCGGGCCGGGCTGGTGGAGGAGGCGGTGGCCCTCGCGGAGCGCGCCTGCCGCGCCGCCGCGGACACGGACCGCCTGGACGCGGAGGTGGAGACCTTCACGAG includes:
- a CDS encoding sigma-70 family RNA polymerase sigma factor; this translates as MDSQETERPGGTPPEADWVRDALNRHEAPLLRHAARLTGDLETARDVVQETFLRLCRADRARIGDHLVPWLHTVCRNLALDHLRKEQRMVALDEHTAASLPGREAPPSASAERAEARSRADALIGGLPPKQQEVLRLKFQDALSYEEISRITGLSVSNVGYLIHTGLKTARQHLADAAAPAAPQA
- a CDS encoding F0F1 ATP synthase subunit A yields the protein MMDEIGERLVWHYVPFTDIPIPLGGVSVDTVANTLLAMVVLWGALWLCVRRLSWVPGRAQAAVEVFVSSFDQIVRDALNPREKGAHRQYLPLIAVLFLFIFMCNSLPLLPLPHVEEPTSDLNCTLALGSMTVAYSNYCGVRRHGARGRLREMLGPFWAHEGPLTAGAVIGKLSGVFFFLPMSLVENLSRVVSISCRLFGNITGAAIVIVVLGSLTYEMFTPMFLDVFLLIFESAVQAFVFSMLALVYLAINLEEQGG
- a CDS encoding tetratricopeptide repeat protein, encoding MATDKTDRHPPLHPLSWREDGRVLLLLAGLVLLVFGYTVFFDSLIMDDQRFVFQNKEIMKGLAGGGLRVLFTHFWMPLTTLTHLVDASLFGKNPAGHHAHSVLWHLGAVLLWYLALVRMTGNRGAAALAAALFAVHPLRAEAVAWIASRKEVVSGFWFAGTVLLYARYAARPSVGRMALVCLGMALAVLSKQTVLTLPCALLLLDLWPLGRLTLLRPATWVRPVLEKLPLFALCVPAMLLARATQREFGALEWAAELPLSFRAGNAVVSLARYLGHTVWPVPLMGHYPELRNTLTPGMVAGAAALLLVVTAAVLFLALRRNPMLYPLTGWAWFLGTLAPVLGLVGFGNASMADRWAYIPHLGLMAAVAWGWLALADRLAPAPEAPPESRPPKKAPHRKTAKAAPQNRLALRGAVVLVAVTALLGIRQTSYWWNDQVLCTRMLAVSDGANALAHTNLGYLCGRAKDPAGAMEHYRKASELEPHNPFWAVNYAMALNGAERAPEAEALLAPFLATDGDNPHVRMQLGISLFNQKRFAEALPHMEAAVKRLPKNHLYLTNWGHCLGNLGRTDEARKAYQAALAVEPRYKGARAALEALGAP
- a CDS encoding tetratricopeptide repeat protein is translated as MSLSEDTETGGRLSLLRDGAAAALLCAAVLAVFGQAVFFDFLAMDDLAVVVENPGVRPGLSEEGLRFALTQYHFGIWMPVTTLTHLLDVSLFGMRPAGHHAHSLLWHIGAAVLWYLALVRLTGRPGAALAAALLFALHPMRAEAAAWVASRKEVVAGCWFAAAVFVYAGQRGGRPSAARLSAVFCVMVLALLSKPTTLVLPFALLLLDAWPLGRLDLRRPATWIRPVAEKLPLFALCAPAVWLGRAGQDSLNALSWTGDLPLSFRAGNALVSYARYLGHTFWPVRLMGHYPELRGALTPGMVAGAAVLLVAVTAAVLAPALRRGGRPRLLAGWLWFLGTLLPVIGLAGFGNAAMADRWAYTAHLGLLAALVFAVAGALKSPRARAALAAALVAAAAGLGAWQTAYWRNDETLCRRMLEVSGGENAMGRGNLGLALWRRGDHAGALEQYREAVRLQPGNPAWLVNLAAALIQTERFSEAESVLAPQIRAFARNPRVRMQYGRALYEQDRCREALPHLAAAAALAPEDSVCAVNHGLCLMVLGDLERAAAEFQRTLALDPGSALARQCLEDIRRAQEAPGN
- a CDS encoding isochorismatase family protein; amino-acid sequence: MLLDREKTALVVIDIQQVLLPKSEEVTAAYLRAAVRMIRAAKVLGLPLLVTEQNPDRLGGTHPEVLPELGDTPRIPKIEFGCLANPAFRAALAASGRTQLLIIGMEAHVCVNQTALEALEQGFEVFVAEDAVVSSTPEARAAGLRRMERAGAARLTVDMALFELLRRAGTPEFKAMLPLLKGG
- the atpE gene encoding ATP synthase F0 subunit C yields the protein MALAIGVGVFAAGLSEGHAAAKAVEGIARNPEAAPVITRTMIIGQAITESNSIYALVVALVIWLFL
- a CDS encoding VWA domain-containing protein → MNITKDDPLLTAYALGEVTDEERAAVERFLNENPEARAEVEDIRAAATLLAGALAEEDAPALTPEQRAAVLAAAGPASVRAPARRGRLALRLALAAGLIVAVGAFLVLPALSRAREAAMRPQLARTAPNTDASKVSREEEAPAQPALVDQLAEPREFDNYSVWGEDFRSMYPPDAAQPAVGGKEQPEFAAQPAQENIRAEFTDKPGAFVELDEGSAAGEAPKGDTPAAAPLPQVEYATGSLQNVEIGGQLRIAGEPLPAPAAEPTKLNVRADFTDKVEMSGEGDGLGTVTDFYSSNEAKQRAGGQGGLGVPQVPAEVRDQLQALGYLSDKDGLDRRLYWAQPTPAPGSESYAPISENAFTRVADVPLSTFGVDVDTASYANVRRFLTQGTLPPPDAVRVEELVNYFRYEYPAPQTEHPFSVNVETHPCPWNPGHLLARIGLRGQDVAVEERAPVNLVFLVDVSGSMQPPEKLPLLVKGLKLLAESLTGRDRLSIVTYAGRAGVRLAPTPGDQKAAIHGVLDSLSAGGSTNGEGGIRIAYDLARAAFIPGGANRVMLATDGDFNVGVSDTDALVSMIQQQAKTGVFLTVLGFGTGNLQDNRMESLADKGNGQYFYIDSFQEARRALLEQAAGALVTIAKDVKIQVEFNPARVGHYRLIGYENRALAARDFNDDRKDAGEIGAGHTVTALYELVPPGVQPEPPQVDALKYQSVPEAPKPEAAPDGARPASNELMTVKLRYKRPEADTSTRLDVPVAGDTLDAAPGADHQFAAAVAAWGMLLRRSAHAGTASLDLVLQLAEAGKGADLDGRRAEFITLVRTTAALMGGAPAPITRE